From a single Papilio machaon chromosome 19, ilPapMach1.1, whole genome shotgun sequence genomic region:
- the LOC106715579 gene encoding androgen-dependent TFPI-regulating protein isoform X1, whose translation MEDLWRDSNILYNILCFLITENEKLFDRSDARLYWKTVLHIFSILHHVYVSLFAIKMESKLKNSEDLEIQSLYTYRVAYLTGWNFAFQTLFLLLSLVHDVLEWLDKQDCRMAARLRYWRDIIFSGLVVPFTLFVSSMFWCVYAVDRELVFPRAYDDVVPWWFNHCVHTNISVVVLIETLLQARRRPRDFKTEIIAVTVVDVAYAIVYYAIYYFTHRWLYKVFGVMTWWQVCLYQLLIWGSSYLFYFLQFPVNRLIHGDVEETDNAATGQVTEQVMNGTKEMNEDKTDTDSKPSSLSKNSWSLKYRSNGSKIENSHL comes from the exons ATGGAAGATTTATGGAGagatagtaatattttatacaacatactgtgttttttaataacggAAAATGAGAAACTTTTTGACCGAAGTGACGCGAGGTTGTATTGGAAAACGGTTTTGCATATTTTCTCAATTTTACACCATGTTTACGTTTCGTTGTTCGCTATCAAAATGGAGTCTAAGCTGAAGAACAGTGAAGATTTGGAAATTCAatctttatatacatacagGGTGGCCTATCTGACTGGCTGGAATTTT GCCTTCCAGACGCTATTCCTGCTGCTGTCGCTGGTGCACGACGTGCTGGAGTGGCTGGACAAGCAGGACTGTCGAATGGCAGCGCGCCTGCGCTACTGGAGAGATATCATCTTCTCAGGGCTCGTCGTGCCCTTTACTTTG TTCGTATCATCGATGTTCTGGTGCGTGTACGCGGTGGACCGCGAGCTGGTGTTCCCGCGGGCGTACGATGACGTGGTGCCGTGGTGGTTCAACCACTGCGTGCACACCAACATCTCCGTCGTCGTCCTCATCGAGACGCTGCTGCAGGCGCGTCGCCGACCTCGGGACTTTAAGACGGAGATAATCGCTGTCACCGTTGTTGATGTCGCTTATGCTATTGT ATACTATGCGATCTACTACTTCACTCACCGATGGTTGTACAAAGTGTTCGGTGTGATGACATGGTGGCAGGTTTGCCTGTACCAGCTGCTCATCTGGGGCTCCTCCTACCTCTTCTACTTCCTCCAGTTCCCCGTCAATAGACTGATACATGGTGACGTTGAGGAGACGGACAATGCCGCAACCGGCCAAGTCACAGAACAGGTGATGAATGGTACCAAAGAGATGAACGAAGATAAAACGGATACAGATTCCAAACCTTCTAGTCTATCCAAAAATTCTTGGAGTTTGAAATATAGGTCAAATGGGAGTAAAATTGAAAActcacatttgtaa
- the LOC106715579 gene encoding androgen-dependent TFPI-regulating protein isoform X2, with protein MDPEVALPTALPTERKSTSSVNLLLRTLFHSANFTLSVFVSLWGIVMCLTIDPSQHTDPIIKDLKYLAPGFGTNWNYAFQTLFLLLSLVHDVLEWLDKQDCRMAARLRYWRDIIFSGLVVPFTLFVSSMFWCVYAVDRELVFPRAYDDVVPWWFNHCVHTNISVVVLIETLLQARRRPRDFKTEIIAVTVVDVAYAIVYYAIYYFTHRWLYKVFGVMTWWQVCLYQLLIWGSSYLFYFLQFPVNRLIHGDVEETDNAATGQVTEQVMNGTKEMNEDKTDTDSKPSSLSKNSWSLKYRSNGSKIENSHL; from the exons ATGGACCCGGAGGTCGCTTTGCCCACGGCATTGCCCACTGAGCGCAAAAGCACGTCTTCCGTCAATCTTCTGCTCCGGACTCTGTTCCACTCGGCAAATTTCACACTTTCCGTGTTCGTCTCTCTGTGGGGTATTGTGATGTGCCTGACCATTGATCCCAGCCAGCATACGGACCCCATCATCAAGGATCTCAAGTATCTTGCACCGGGATTTGGAACTAATTGGAATTAC GCCTTCCAGACGCTATTCCTGCTGCTGTCGCTGGTGCACGACGTGCTGGAGTGGCTGGACAAGCAGGACTGTCGAATGGCAGCGCGCCTGCGCTACTGGAGAGATATCATCTTCTCAGGGCTCGTCGTGCCCTTTACTTTG TTCGTATCATCGATGTTCTGGTGCGTGTACGCGGTGGACCGCGAGCTGGTGTTCCCGCGGGCGTACGATGACGTGGTGCCGTGGTGGTTCAACCACTGCGTGCACACCAACATCTCCGTCGTCGTCCTCATCGAGACGCTGCTGCAGGCGCGTCGCCGACCTCGGGACTTTAAGACGGAGATAATCGCTGTCACCGTTGTTGATGTCGCTTATGCTATTGT ATACTATGCGATCTACTACTTCACTCACCGATGGTTGTACAAAGTGTTCGGTGTGATGACATGGTGGCAGGTTTGCCTGTACCAGCTGCTCATCTGGGGCTCCTCCTACCTCTTCTACTTCCTCCAGTTCCCCGTCAATAGACTGATACATGGTGACGTTGAGGAGACGGACAATGCCGCAACCGGCCAAGTCACAGAACAGGTGATGAATGGTACCAAAGAGATGAACGAAGATAAAACGGATACAGATTCCAAACCTTCTAGTCTATCCAAAAATTCTTGGAGTTTGAAATATAGGTCAAATGGGAGTAAAATTGAAAActcacatttgtaa
- the LOC106715579 gene encoding androgen-dependent TFPI-regulating protein isoform X4: MAVQTLFLNYLLDFKMNLLLKTVFHYFNFVLLCYVSWYGMEIVQRIEQMEKIGEELMIVLENVPYYMTHWNMAFQTLFLLLSLVHDVLEWLDKQDCRMAARLRYWRDIIFSGLVVPFTLFVSSMFWCVYAVDRELVFPRAYDDVVPWWFNHCVHTNISVVVLIETLLQARRRPRDFKTEIIAVTVVDVAYAIVYYAIYYFTHRWLYKVFGVMTWWQVCLYQLLIWGSSYLFYFLQFPVNRLIHGDVEETDNAATGQVTEQVMNGTKEMNEDKTDTDSKPSSLSKNSWSLKYRSNGSKIENSHL, translated from the exons ATGGCTGtacaaactttgtttttaaattatttattggattttaaaatgaacttGCTATTGAAGACAGTATTTCACTACTTCAACTTTGTACTATTGTGTTACGTTAGTTGGTACGGTATGGAGATTGTTCAAAGAATCGAACAAATGGAAAAGATTGGAGAGGAGTTAATGATAGTCTTAGAAAATGTACCTTACTATATGACACACTGGAATATG GCCTTCCAGACGCTATTCCTGCTGCTGTCGCTGGTGCACGACGTGCTGGAGTGGCTGGACAAGCAGGACTGTCGAATGGCAGCGCGCCTGCGCTACTGGAGAGATATCATCTTCTCAGGGCTCGTCGTGCCCTTTACTTTG TTCGTATCATCGATGTTCTGGTGCGTGTACGCGGTGGACCGCGAGCTGGTGTTCCCGCGGGCGTACGATGACGTGGTGCCGTGGTGGTTCAACCACTGCGTGCACACCAACATCTCCGTCGTCGTCCTCATCGAGACGCTGCTGCAGGCGCGTCGCCGACCTCGGGACTTTAAGACGGAGATAATCGCTGTCACCGTTGTTGATGTCGCTTATGCTATTGT ATACTATGCGATCTACTACTTCACTCACCGATGGTTGTACAAAGTGTTCGGTGTGATGACATGGTGGCAGGTTTGCCTGTACCAGCTGCTCATCTGGGGCTCCTCCTACCTCTTCTACTTCCTCCAGTTCCCCGTCAATAGACTGATACATGGTGACGTTGAGGAGACGGACAATGCCGCAACCGGCCAAGTCACAGAACAGGTGATGAATGGTACCAAAGAGATGAACGAAGATAAAACGGATACAGATTCCAAACCTTCTAGTCTATCCAAAAATTCTTGGAGTTTGAAATATAGGTCAAATGGGAGTAAAATTGAAAActcacatttgtaa
- the LOC106715564 gene encoding cell surface glycoprotein 1, with product MKRARHRWLGLSLFCVLMLVVSVEVPGARAVRATSLIFAKTSSTTSSPEDTSEAEDDALTETTAEGVDGAEAQNATKKLSGIPQIDYIYDPNLPRELNGYNLSDYPFYEAVPKPETMDFKCDGLHDGFYASVPHKCQVYHHCLFGTRYDFLCANYTAFDQKTFICHFVSEVDCKNSPNYFSRNEALYKAATTAPPPPPPTTTTTSTTTAPPRPQRPPRRRRPNYRYDYYDDEYYYPARDDYDYGYEERGGRTRRPQGRPARPAKRRPYDDYDEKYEPRPRPRDESEDYAEERRPYDRRPGNRPYPERRPYENDDRMTERRPNYKGSRRPGRPRDTEEDLYKSVDEDRPRTVPREQNRNEYRPRDKNRPIDDTGDRAQDEESSRDAPREERPRSESRYRNEGRTRDDIRPRDEVKPTVDITSPDEMPSGRGDEKRPRDEILPRDEIRPRDEIRPRDEIRPRDETRSRDETRPRDVRPRDDMRSREDKRPRDETRYRDDIRPRDERRPLREDAGNEDGKRDSIKPRDRYQPTEGRRLYNRDERPYRREERPPYTKPEKNNESEDKAQEDKRQVPSAPEGQPLVKPNGHGIFSQPRMPPKIKRPVPATEKEKYGYVPIATTKPPPKIDDEYYDDYEDEVSKPSSSGKSSTIQQRPKPEPVVKEKFKPTRSYLTAPGNQKVPNPKRVEDYDDYEYDQPAKKPSYYQRNRDERLAKPNTSDDDYYYEEEKHASTDEPKVKEEDMVIKIKEVRPSNVRVVKRPFLPSRGGSPYLPRGLQPVAGKDLNMPPNTTPKPTTTTTTTTTTTTTTSTPPPTTTPTTTEATTTTTEKVTTTLGTEKPTHEENYKPEEEYEYYDEEDIEYEGHDKKQQEIKETTTSEVIVTKPTTTTSTEATTPADKAKVLATKVLRVFNDNYEAIRSKLQSTLSPGDYLKPYLSASEPIDKDLRYKSPQLKPEISKPYTATGKPLRVPEDFSIKQNLADSVENDYDVALNEALASIPPKVRVPSGFVVSPARDYSFTRYRNNFNTEPQFAASELSSLQTRKRPQVQGVSIRTPTTFYLQPQRVSYHDDGLTRPPRQLVYRQHPTSSFF from the exons GTGTGTTAATGTTGGTGGTGTCAGTCGAGGTGCCGGGCGCACGAGCAGTGCGCGCCACCTCGCTCATCTTCGCCAAGACTTCCAGCACCACCAGCTCGCCGGAGGACACCTCGGAGGCAGAAGATGATGCATTG ACAGAGACGACTGCAGAGGGCGTTGATGGCGCGGAGGCTCAGAACGCGACCAAGAAATTGTCTGGCATCCCCCAGATAGACTACATTTACGACCCAAATCTTCCTCGGGAACTCAACGGATACAATCTGTCAGACTACCCCTTCTATGAAGCAGTACCTAAACCCGAGACCATGGACTTTAAATGTGACGGACTGCATGACGGATTCTATGCCTCTGTACCTCACAAATGTCAG GTGTATCACCACTGCTTGTTTGGTACGCGGTATGACTTCCTGTGCGCCAACTACACTGCCTTCGATCAAAAGACTTTCATCTGCCACTTCGTCTCCGAGGTCGACTGCAAAAATTCACCCAATTACTTTAGCAG GAACGAGGCTTTGTACAAAGCGGCGACGACAGCGCCTCCCCCGCCTCCGCCGACCACGACGACCACCAGCACAACTACAGCCCCCCCGCGCCCGCAACGCCCCCCGCGACGCCGTCGTCCCAACTACAGATATGATTACTACGATGACGAGTACTACTACCCCGCCAGAGACGACTACGACTACGGCTACGAAGAACG gGGTGGCAGAACACGTAGACCGCAAGGAAGACCAGCTAGGCCGGCTAAAAGAAGACCCTACGATGACTATGATGAGAA ATATGAACCTAGGCCGAGGCCAAGGGATGAAAGTGAAGACTACGCTGAAGAAAGAAGACCGTATGACAGAAGACCTGGGAATAGGCCTTACCCAGAAAGAAGACCTTACGAAAATGACGACAGAATGACAGAGAGACGTCCTAATTACAAAGGTAGTAGAAGACCGGGTCGACCGAGAGATACAGAAGAAGATCTGTACAAATCTGTCGACGAAGACAGACCGCGCACTGTACCTCGTGAGCAAAATAGAAATGAATATAGACCTAGAGACAAAAACCGGCCCATTGATGATACGGGCGATAGGGCGCAAGATGAAGAAAGTTCTAGGGATGCGCCTCGGGAAGAAAGACCTAGATCTGAGTCAAGGTACCGTAATGAAGGTAGAACAAGAGATGATATTAGACCGCGAGACGAAGTAAAGCCCACCGTCGATATCACTTCACCGGATGAAATGCCATCCGGAAGAGGTGATGAAAAACGTCCAAGGGATGAAATATTACCCAGAGATGAGATCAGACCTAGAGATGAAATACGACCCCGAGACGAAATACGGCCTAGAGACGAGACCCGTTCTCGGGATGAGACAAGGCCTAGAGATGTTAGACCCAGAGATGACATGAGATCTAGAGAAGATAAGAGGCCTAGAGACGAGACGAGATACAGAGATGATATTCGGCCTAGAGATGAAAGAAGACCTTTGAGAGAAGATGCGGGAAATGAAGATGGTAAAAGGGATAGTATTAAACCAAGAGATCGGTATCAGCCAACCGAAGGACGGCGTCTTTACAACAGAGATGAACGACCTTACCGACGTGAGGAAAGACCTCCTTACACAAAAcctgaaaaaaataacgaaagtGAGGACAAAGCACAAGAAGACAAACGACAAGTTCCATCCGCTCCAGAAGGTCAGCCATTGGTGAAACCTAACGGTCATGGAATTTTTAGCCAACCACGTATGCcaccaaaaataaaacgcCCCGTTCCAGCtactgaaaaagaaaaatatggtTACGTTCCTATAGCTACTACGAAACCTCCGCCTAAAATAGATGATGAATATTATGATGATTACGAAGATGAAGTAAGTAAACCGTCATCTTCCGGAAAATCTAGTACAATTCAGCAAAGGCCAAAACCAGAACCagttgtaaaagaaaaatttaagcCTACAAGGTCATATTTAACAGCTCCCGGAAACCAAAAGGTCCCGAACCCGAAGAGAGTAGAAGATTATGATGATTACGAATACGACCAACCAGCAAAGAAACCCAGTTATTATCAACGAAATAGGGATGAACGACTCGCTAAACCAAACACGAGCGACGACGACTATTATTATGAAGAGGAAAAACATGCGAGCACCGACGAACCTAAAGTTAAAGAAGAGGATATGGTAATAAAGATTAAAGAAGTCCGACCTTCTAACGTCAGAGTTGTAAAACGTCCTTTTTTACCATCTAGGGGTGGAAGTCCCTACCTGCCCCGTGGCTTGCAGCCCGTAGCAGGTAAGGATCTGAACATGCCTCCCAATACCACCCCTAAACCCACGACCACAACTACTACCACGACGACTACGACCACTACTACCTCGACTCCCCCTCCGACTACTACTCCTACAACCACAGAAGCAACAACGACTACTACTGAAAAAGTGACCACAACTTTAGGTACAGAGAAACCAACCCATGAAGAAAATTATAAGCCCGAAGAAGAATACGAATATTACGATGAAGAGGATATTGAATACGAAGGACATGACAAAAAGCAACAGGAAATTAAAGAAACTACTACAAGTGAAGTGATAGTAACAAAGCCAACGACCACCACGAGCACGGAGGCCACGACGCCTGCGGACAAGGCGAAGGTTCTCGCCACGAAGGTGCTGAGGGTCTTCAACGATAATTACGAAGCCATAAGGAGTAAGCTTCAATCGACGCTATCTCCAGGCGATTACCTCAAGCCTTACCTCTCAGCATCCGAGCCTATAGACAAGGACCTCAGGTACAAGTCACCGCAGCTAAAACCTGAAATTTCTAAACCTTATACGGCGACAGGAAAACCCTTACGAGTGCCAGAGGATTTTtcgataaaacaaaatctagCTGATTCAGTAGAAAACGATTACGATGTGGCGCTAAACGAGGCTCTTGCCTCCATCCCTCCTAAAGTGAGGGTTCCTAGCGGCTTCGTCGTGTCCCCGGCGAGGGACTACTCCTTCACAAGGTATAGGAACAATTTTAACACCGAACCTCAATTCGCGGCGTCCGAGTTGAGCAGTTTACAAACGAGAAAACGGCCACAAGTACAAGGGGTCAGCATAAGAACACCCACCACGTTTTATCTGCAGCCACAAAGGGTTAGTTACCATGACGACGGCTTGACGAGGCCGCCGCGACAGCTGGTGTACCGACAGCATCCCACCAGCAGCTTCTTCTAA
- the LOC106715579 gene encoding androgen-dependent TFPI-regulating protein isoform X3, producing the protein MEVAPDVEQAGIFKKSFSVNLLLRTVFHGINCVLFCVVGVWGVVMCFTIEEEKMTDPLLRDLKYLAAFFLTNWNFAFQTLFLLLSLVHDVLEWLDKQDCRMAARLRYWRDIIFSGLVVPFTLFVSSMFWCVYAVDRELVFPRAYDDVVPWWFNHCVHTNISVVVLIETLLQARRRPRDFKTEIIAVTVVDVAYAIVYYAIYYFTHRWLYKVFGVMTWWQVCLYQLLIWGSSYLFYFLQFPVNRLIHGDVEETDNAATGQVTEQVMNGTKEMNEDKTDTDSKPSSLSKNSWSLKYRSNGSKIENSHL; encoded by the exons ATGGAGGTCGCTCCGGACGTTGAACAGGCGGGAATTTTCAAAAAGAGTTTTTCTGTGAATTTATTGTTAAGGACAGTATTCCATGGTattaattgtgttttgttttgtgttgTTGGTGTTTGGGGTGTTGTAATGTGTTTCACAATAGAAGAAGAGAAAATGACTGACCCATTGTTGAGGGATCTAAAATATTTGGCGGCATTTTTTTTGACCAACTGGAATTTT GCCTTCCAGACGCTATTCCTGCTGCTGTCGCTGGTGCACGACGTGCTGGAGTGGCTGGACAAGCAGGACTGTCGAATGGCAGCGCGCCTGCGCTACTGGAGAGATATCATCTTCTCAGGGCTCGTCGTGCCCTTTACTTTG TTCGTATCATCGATGTTCTGGTGCGTGTACGCGGTGGACCGCGAGCTGGTGTTCCCGCGGGCGTACGATGACGTGGTGCCGTGGTGGTTCAACCACTGCGTGCACACCAACATCTCCGTCGTCGTCCTCATCGAGACGCTGCTGCAGGCGCGTCGCCGACCTCGGGACTTTAAGACGGAGATAATCGCTGTCACCGTTGTTGATGTCGCTTATGCTATTGT ATACTATGCGATCTACTACTTCACTCACCGATGGTTGTACAAAGTGTTCGGTGTGATGACATGGTGGCAGGTTTGCCTGTACCAGCTGCTCATCTGGGGCTCCTCCTACCTCTTCTACTTCCTCCAGTTCCCCGTCAATAGACTGATACATGGTGACGTTGAGGAGACGGACAATGCCGCAACCGGCCAAGTCACAGAACAGGTGATGAATGGTACCAAAGAGATGAACGAAGATAAAACGGATACAGATTCCAAACCTTCTAGTCTATCCAAAAATTCTTGGAGTTTGAAATATAGGTCAAATGGGAGTAAAATTGAAAActcacatttgtaa